A section of the Leptospira kobayashii genome encodes:
- the hisS gene encoding histidine--tRNA ligase: MKEQKLTTANYKGTRDFFPEDMRLRNYLFSVMKQVAISYGYEEYDGPMIESLDLYRAKTGEEIVGKQIYNFIDKGGREVAIRPEMTPTVARMVASKLRDLPRPIRWFSIPNLWRYEQPGHGRLREHWQLNVDMFGVNHFRAELEIFSLACDILFAFGAPRNSFRVKVSHRSLLDEFFKSGLKLKPEQAHEVSKILDKKNKITQDEYVALVSKTIPEDPTAVSKIDQFLAATVENIHTILGLTAETIQKINDLFSGLKDLGLADIVDFDPSVVRGFDYYTGFIFEIFDTSPKNKRSLYGGGRYDNLIGLFSNEELSGIGFGLGDVTLQNFLETHGLLPNLSNANTVYIPLLDDASFSSVQSLAKRFRAANVAVDLSLQTQKMGKQLSYAEKKGYRWILILGEEEIKNQTVTLKDMVHRSQEELKWDDALQKVRTELS, translated from the coding sequence TTGAAAGAACAAAAATTAACCACTGCGAATTACAAAGGCACTCGGGATTTTTTTCCCGAAGATATGAGATTACGCAACTATCTGTTTTCAGTGATGAAACAGGTCGCTATTTCCTACGGATATGAAGAATACGACGGTCCGATGATCGAGTCTTTGGATTTATATCGGGCAAAAACCGGGGAAGAAATCGTAGGCAAACAAATTTATAACTTTATAGATAAGGGCGGTCGTGAAGTTGCCATACGACCCGAGATGACTCCGACTGTTGCTCGTATGGTGGCAAGCAAACTCAGGGATTTACCAAGGCCGATTCGTTGGTTTTCCATTCCCAATCTTTGGAGATACGAACAGCCGGGCCACGGACGTTTGCGGGAACATTGGCAACTCAACGTGGATATGTTCGGAGTGAATCATTTCCGGGCAGAGTTGGAAATTTTTTCTTTGGCTTGTGACATTCTATTTGCTTTCGGTGCTCCTAGAAATTCTTTTCGAGTGAAAGTATCCCATCGTTCTCTTCTGGATGAATTTTTCAAATCAGGCTTGAAATTGAAACCGGAGCAAGCGCACGAAGTTTCCAAGATCCTGGACAAAAAAAATAAAATCACCCAGGATGAATATGTTGCACTTGTTTCGAAAACGATCCCTGAAGATCCCACGGCCGTATCGAAGATTGACCAGTTCCTTGCGGCAACTGTGGAAAATATTCATACGATTCTCGGTCTGACTGCAGAAACAATTCAAAAGATAAACGATCTTTTCTCAGGACTGAAGGATCTTGGCCTTGCGGACATAGTCGATTTCGATCCTTCCGTAGTACGAGGGTTTGATTATTATACCGGATTTATATTTGAAATTTTCGATACAAGTCCGAAAAACAAACGTTCATTATACGGTGGTGGCCGTTATGACAACCTGATCGGACTTTTTTCCAATGAGGAACTTTCCGGAATCGGCTTCGGACTCGGTGATGTCACTTTGCAAAACTTTTTGGAAACACACGGATTATTGCCGAATTTATCCAATGCGAATACGGTTTACATTCCTCTCTTGGATGATGCTTCTTTTTCTTCCGTGCAGAGTTTGGCAAAACGATTCAGAGCTGCAAATGTTGCCGTGGATCTTTCTTTGCAAACTCAAAAGATGGGAAAACAACTTTCCTATGCCGAGAAGAAAGGATATAGATGGATTCTGATTCTCGGGGAAGAAGA
- a CDS encoding DUF1577 domain-containing protein yields the protein MEESLNIQDLYKQMMNAEGLYLKGYDTQIKLRFKGERPDGSHIFEMEAIPDFPTERFTVYTTPSFQVEVDYQILSKKDNLLLGKLIEKRQSFAVRQDPRNEKVYGSVLASNFLVAKTDIDFSKLTGVSSQVILTDIHRNLLKDYPQSKVVFISSSEMNDEVELMQLYKKPLYLINTQVMESAPLPDVYDPKETFEEDFLLDDKIAEYKRKKMSSFLYYPIFIKMNDLHFFAYLSLEYEKSPVPIAVFELFKEVEITFQERIMDSNTHILDLKQNVLNVSKGGVAIEVRDPEIIKSLMIKPSMTIDINFKMQAPIRMAMELRHMEEIHDFYVVGTRIIGLSGGDKRGKEIYESLIEFFR from the coding sequence ATGGAAGAGTCCCTTAACATTCAAGATCTCTACAAACAGATGATGAATGCGGAAGGGCTCTACCTGAAAGGTTATGATACTCAAATCAAACTGCGCTTTAAGGGAGAACGCCCCGACGGTTCGCATATTTTTGAAATGGAAGCGATCCCTGATTTTCCGACCGAACGTTTCACTGTTTATACAACTCCTTCTTTTCAGGTGGAAGTGGATTACCAGATCCTAAGCAAAAAAGACAATCTGCTACTGGGTAAGTTGATTGAAAAAAGACAGTCCTTTGCCGTTCGCCAAGATCCCAGAAATGAAAAAGTATATGGAAGTGTTTTGGCTTCCAATTTTCTCGTCGCAAAAACGGATATAGATTTTTCTAAATTAACGGGCGTTAGTTCTCAGGTGATTCTTACTGATATCCATAGAAATCTCTTAAAAGATTATCCTCAATCCAAGGTAGTTTTCATCTCTTCTTCCGAAATGAATGATGAAGTGGAATTGATGCAATTGTACAAAAAACCGCTTTATTTGATCAATACGCAAGTCATGGAATCGGCACCGCTTCCGGATGTTTATGATCCGAAAGAGACTTTTGAAGAAGATTTTCTATTGGATGATAAGATAGCGGAATACAAAAGAAAAAAAATGAGTTCATTTCTGTATTACCCTATCTTTATCAAAATGAACGATTTGCATTTTTTTGCATATCTTAGTTTGGAATATGAAAAGTCTCCTGTTCCCATTGCGGTTTTCGAATTATTTAAAGAAGTTGAAATCACCTTCCAAGAGAGAATCATGGATTCAAACACGCATATATTGGATTTAAAACAGAATGTTTTGAATGTATCCAAGGGCGGAGTTGCTATCGAAGTGAGAGATCCGGAGATTATAAAATCCCTGATGATCAAACCTTCGATGACGATTGATATCAATTTTAAGATGCAGGCACCCATTCGTATGGCAATGGAACTTCGACATATGGAAGAGATTCATGATTTCTATGTTGTAGGCACTCGTATCATCGGATTGAGCGGTGGCGATAAACGCGGTAAGGAAATCTACGAGAGCTTAATCGAGTTTTTTCGCTAA
- a CDS encoding OmpA family protein, whose amino-acid sequence MKRYFSLLPLFGLALWAQPLPKVKDVRFNQPLNTQNVEYNPIVSPSGRYLVFQSNRPGGEGGMDIWISENKSFPDRMKYPEWDAPKNFRELNTPNFEGMFSILFDEDEKPYELYFTSVRNKDVNDSKKNMEGYDGLNIYYTKINHRTGLWSAPVALNEVNSNFEDKMPALSPDGCSMVFSSNRPGGRGGYDLWISKRNPLTVPETKQPNLDKPSLFCRDGIWQKPIALGEVINSKEDEISPSYHWDGNRIYFSSNREDKNKKFSFYFSEMNPETAVFQKPEILGSPFNTKQGLSADSTGFPFDTPADYSTYSLWEESDNEGISVTHDDLWFYFSSNRPGGEGQFDIYRTQVPEDLRRSYEFLFRGLVLDGSEAIMIGLDATLKIYDETKPIQIITSKRIGGDLSSEDLENFRTILKTGKLYRVEVSSPGFHPQELLIDLRGNVGKNKEQYSRIVLQPIRPIKDDRPNKTIQGIRFIVKDRKTDLVIPNAEIIYFDDLTRKGKVIVSKDNTFHLEKEPTYAFEILAKAKGYKEETFLYPDTAIKDMVGKETVLYLRNLSDFDELYNTVIYFPFNERSLRAEDKKRLDLFADYLIHHKNEKVEIGGHTDNVGKREYNITLSEDRANSVYQYLRDKGVAKEKMKIQAYYYSQPISDNETEEGRARNRRVNFKKID is encoded by the coding sequence ATGAAACGATATTTTTCTCTATTACCCCTTTTTGGTCTCGCTCTCTGGGCCCAACCTCTCCCGAAAGTGAAAGATGTTCGCTTTAATCAGCCTCTGAATACCCAAAATGTGGAATACAATCCGATTGTTTCCCCTTCGGGAAGATATTTGGTGTTCCAGTCCAATCGTCCCGGGGGGGAAGGCGGTATGGACATTTGGATTTCTGAAAACAAAAGTTTTCCGGATCGTATGAAATATCCGGAATGGGATGCTCCTAAAAATTTTCGCGAATTGAATACTCCGAATTTTGAAGGGATGTTTTCGATTCTATTTGATGAAGACGAAAAACCGTACGAATTGTACTTTACTTCCGTAAGAAACAAAGATGTAAACGACTCTAAAAAAAATATGGAAGGATACGACGGATTAAATATCTATTATACGAAAATCAATCATAGAACAGGGCTTTGGTCGGCTCCCGTTGCCTTAAACGAAGTCAACTCCAATTTCGAAGATAAAATGCCCGCTCTGTCACCTGATGGATGTTCTATGGTTTTTTCCTCCAACCGCCCGGGAGGTAGGGGAGGTTATGATCTTTGGATTTCCAAAAGAAATCCTTTGACTGTCCCTGAAACAAAACAACCTAACTTGGACAAACCTAGTTTGTTTTGCAGAGATGGAATTTGGCAAAAACCGATCGCTTTGGGTGAAGTTATCAATTCCAAGGAAGATGAAATCAGTCCCTCGTATCATTGGGATGGAAACCGGATTTATTTCAGTTCCAATAGAGAAGATAAAAATAAAAAATTCAGTTTCTATTTTTCGGAAATGAATCCGGAAACGGCTGTGTTTCAAAAACCGGAGATCCTCGGCTCTCCTTTTAACACCAAACAAGGTTTAAGCGCGGATTCTACCGGTTTTCCTTTTGATACTCCTGCGGATTATTCCACTTACAGTTTATGGGAAGAAAGTGATAATGAAGGGATTTCCGTAACACACGATGATCTTTGGTTTTATTTTTCTTCCAATCGTCCGGGAGGAGAAGGCCAATTCGATATTTACCGTACGCAAGTACCGGAAGATTTGAGAAGGTCTTATGAATTTTTGTTTCGCGGTTTGGTTCTGGACGGATCGGAAGCAATCATGATCGGCTTAGACGCCACTTTAAAAATTTACGATGAAACCAAACCGATTCAAATCATTACCTCCAAACGGATCGGAGGAGATTTGAGCAGTGAAGATTTGGAAAATTTCAGAACGATTTTAAAAACAGGCAAACTGTATCGGGTAGAAGTTTCCTCGCCCGGATTTCATCCGCAAGAATTACTGATCGATCTACGTGGGAATGTGGGAAAAAATAAAGAACAATACTCTCGAATTGTTTTACAACCGATTCGTCCTATAAAAGATGATCGTCCGAATAAAACCATCCAAGGAATCCGTTTTATCGTAAAAGATAGAAAAACCGATCTGGTGATTCCGAATGCGGAAATTATTTATTTTGATGATTTGACAAGGAAAGGTAAGGTGATTGTTTCCAAAGACAATACTTTCCATTTGGAAAAAGAACCTACTTACGCTTTTGAAATTTTAGCAAAAGCAAAAGGTTATAAAGAAGAGACTTTCCTATACCCGGATACGGCGATCAAAGATATGGTGGGGAAAGAGACTGTATTGTATCTTAGAAATCTAAGTGATTTTGACGAACTGTACAATACGGTTATCTATTTTCCATTTAACGAAAGATCATTGCGTGCTGAAGATAAAAAAAGATTGGATTTGTTTGCGGATTATTTGATTCACCATAAAAATGAAAAAGTGGAAATCGGCGGACATACGGATAATGTGGGCAAACGGGAATATAATATCACTTTGAGTGAAGACCGGGCAAATTCGGTTTATCAATATCTTCGTGACAAAGGCGTAGCCAAAGAGAAAATGAAGATACAAGCATATTATTATTCGCAACCTATTTCTGATAATGAGACAGAAGAAGGCCGTGCTAGAAACCGGCGGGTAAATTTCAAAAAAATAGACTGA
- the folP gene encoding dihydropteroate synthase, with the protein MALPSFYRFKGNFCQGKKEGFVASALVFEMNSMSQIFGILNMTTDSFSDGGLFLDPKSAKEQGQKLRNDGADYLDISGQSSNVKSALVSEELEWERIEPTLRHFISLGIPTSVDSFRPNVQAKALEAGTQVLNDITGFTHPDARSLFKDPFLSQSQAKLIVMHSHTLGIAKEKSELTPENVVPTILNFFRDRKSELTSWGIAEERIYFDPGMGFFLGEDPELSFTVLRNIDRILSEFPRLMLGVSRKSFLGNVLGGLPPKEREMPTFATEIYLLQKKVPMIRTHDVLKLTQAKKILSLLGK; encoded by the coding sequence TTGGCTCTTCCTTCATTCTATCGGTTTAAGGGAAATTTCTGCCAAGGTAAAAAAGAAGGATTTGTCGCTTCCGCCTTAGTCTTTGAAATGAATTCAATGAGCCAAATCTTCGGAATTCTCAATATGACGACAGATTCCTTTTCGGATGGGGGCTTGTTTTTGGACCCGAAATCCGCAAAAGAGCAGGGGCAAAAATTGCGAAATGACGGAGCCGATTATCTGGATATTTCCGGCCAATCTTCCAATGTGAAATCCGCACTCGTCTCCGAAGAATTGGAATGGGAAAGAATCGAACCTACTCTACGCCATTTTATCTCCTTGGGAATTCCTACGAGTGTGGATAGTTTCCGCCCGAACGTCCAGGCCAAAGCATTGGAAGCGGGCACCCAAGTACTGAATGACATCACTGGATTTACCCACCCGGATGCAAGATCCTTATTCAAAGATCCATTTCTCTCCCAAAGCCAAGCCAAGTTGATCGTGATGCATTCGCATACGCTCGGTATTGCGAAGGAAAAATCCGAACTCACACCAGAAAATGTGGTACCTACCATCTTGAATTTCTTTCGGGATCGAAAATCCGAACTCACTTCCTGGGGAATTGCGGAAGAGCGGATTTATTTTGATCCGGGAATGGGCTTTTTTCTGGGAGAGGATCCAGAACTGTCCTTCACAGTGTTACGCAACATCGACCGGATTTTATCCGAATTTCCCCGATTGATGTTGGGCGTTTCCAGAAAATCCTTTTTGGGAAACGTATTAGGCGGTTTACCTCCGAAGGAACGGGAAATGCCTACTTTTGCTACCGAGATCTATTTGCTCCAAAAGAAAGTCCCCATGATCCGAACTCATGATGTTTTGAAACTGACTCAGGCAAAAAAAATTTTAAGCTTGTTAGGAAAATAA
- a CDS encoding tetratricopeptide repeat protein, which translates to MKNTLLLFVLFGFTFCSYSIRNQEALESDQRFIKLNETDPAFRCNQDALKYTGKGDLNRAELAWDACVKDFFQNTQVHLNRIRFYYVLEEYETIKGKIESDSPARNSPVYTKIIQELYDTLRWEERVIVLDALSRVKGWELYSYEELANYYLHQGNFTFAESYYNQVLEINPFHEEALFGMTEIQTHHEKWHSVLDYGKSLAVAAKKNREFHYFLLKANFELGRYAEGLKWVENASDKEKSQISFLEVWRDLLLLSKDKPNWNPLLPYYRKAVAEGYAVPESVFFPTLDPSGRETRKAIRTGRE; encoded by the coding sequence TTGAAAAATACCCTTCTTCTTTTCGTTTTATTCGGTTTTACTTTTTGTTCTTACTCTATCCGGAACCAAGAGGCTTTGGAGTCGGATCAGAGGTTTATAAAACTGAATGAAACTGATCCTGCTTTTCGCTGCAATCAGGACGCTCTTAAGTATACCGGGAAGGGAGATTTGAACCGGGCAGAGCTGGCTTGGGACGCTTGCGTAAAAGATTTTTTCCAAAATACCCAAGTTCACCTAAACCGAATTAGGTTCTATTATGTTTTGGAAGAATATGAAACTATTAAGGGGAAAATCGAATCTGATTCTCCCGCCAGAAATTCTCCCGTTTATACAAAAATAATACAAGAGTTATACGATACATTGCGCTGGGAAGAAAGAGTCATTGTACTTGATGCTCTTTCCCGGGTCAAAGGTTGGGAATTGTATTCTTACGAAGAATTGGCGAATTATTATCTGCATCAGGGGAATTTCACTTTCGCAGAATCGTATTACAACCAGGTATTGGAAATCAATCCGTTTCATGAAGAAGCACTTTTCGGAATGACTGAAATTCAAACTCATCATGAGAAGTGGCATTCCGTTTTGGATTACGGAAAGTCATTGGCGGTAGCTGCTAAAAAAAACAGGGAATTTCATTACTTTCTACTAAAAGCCAATTTTGAACTGGGTCGTTATGCGGAAGGACTCAAATGGGTTGAAAATGCTTCCGACAAAGAAAAATCGCAAATCTCGTTTTTGGAAGTTTGGCGGGATTTGCTTCTTCTATCCAAAGACAAACCCAATTGGAATCCTCTTCTTCCTTATTATCGTAAAGCGGTAGCGGAAGGTTACGCGGTGCCAGAATCCGTTTTTTTTCCTACTTTGGATCCTTCCGGACGGGAAACTAGAAAAGCAATCCGAACGGGAAGAGAATAG
- a CDS encoding tetratricopeptide repeat protein, producing MGAEGIQSWFNDAVRLEKSGQSDEAKRLYEKIIQEDSGFYLAYQNLGVIYAKENDHVKATQFFSQAVKIHPDFKNCYNIAVSFFRLKELEKSIHFLKQALKFEKKFVLAHLLLAQIYQINENDEKTEVYLTNVVKIDPNHKTALGGLAMFYYERNRYPESLKMLERYLLLYPGNSQLRLIQSDILAKQGNYKASATLLTEMATHDSGFVSFNQTLEKAWGEEDTLAQESLHRIQGNAKKKLKEFKAKLELSRENPEEFSPPDPQEAMDLSLLYLFNGNPEKAMQYLVFAQKMKENTET from the coding sequence ATGGGCGCCGAAGGAATACAATCTTGGTTCAATGATGCGGTTCGACTGGAGAAATCAGGTCAGTCGGACGAAGCGAAGCGTTTGTATGAAAAAATCATTCAGGAAGATTCCGGTTTTTATCTCGCCTATCAAAATTTAGGTGTGATTTATGCGAAAGAGAATGATCACGTAAAAGCGACTCAGTTTTTTTCTCAGGCGGTCAAAATCCATCCTGATTTCAAAAATTGTTATAATATCGCGGTTTCCTTCTTTCGTTTGAAAGAGTTGGAAAAATCAATTCACTTCTTAAAACAAGCGTTAAAGTTTGAAAAGAAGTTCGTTTTAGCGCATCTATTACTCGCACAAATTTATCAAATCAATGAAAATGATGAAAAGACGGAAGTGTATCTTACGAATGTGGTGAAGATTGATCCGAACCACAAAACGGCATTAGGAGGGCTGGCTATGTTTTATTACGAAAGGAATCGTTATCCGGAAAGTTTGAAAATGTTGGAAAGGTATCTTTTACTTTATCCGGGCAATTCACAGTTGAGGCTGATCCAATCGGATATTTTGGCGAAACAGGGAAATTACAAAGCGTCAGCCACCCTTCTTACGGAGATGGCAACGCATGACTCCGGATTTGTTTCTTTTAACCAAACTTTGGAAAAAGCATGGGGCGAAGAAGACACTTTGGCGCAGGAAAGTTTGCACCGAATCCAAGGGAATGCTAAAAAGAAATTAAAGGAATTCAAAGCCAAATTGGAACTTTCCCGCGAAAACCCGGAAGAATTTTCCCCTCCTGATCCCCAGGAAGCAATGGATTTGAGTTTGCTCTATCTATTTAACGGAAATCCGGAAAAAGCGATGCAGTATTTGGTATTTGCTCAAAAGATGAAGGAAAATACAGAAACCTAA
- the mpl36 gene encoding RlpA family plasminogen-binding lipoprotein MPL36, giving the protein MQKLIFFSVVLCLISCSSTEATRRNYSASGDPEDIFFERSQKNRSTASSDEAVTKSILDDLDSKPRSTGEGLALPEKKANASGSFDEVGLSSWYGQKFQGRPTASGEPFDRMKLTGAHRTLPIGSLVKIQNLENNKEAVVRINDRGPFVDERIVDVSEKTAELLEFKDKGVTKVGIRVLKKGESAGEDLDGADLDDTELLDDVPAKPEKLTPAKPGNLTSKPPASSQNPKGYTVQVGVFNEQERALKYKETLKTDYKQSVFVYPREGKYVVQVGDFSDRTKAESLKTRLKYDGIDCFIPNK; this is encoded by the coding sequence ATGCAAAAACTGATATTCTTTTCAGTAGTATTATGCCTTATTTCGTGTTCTTCTACGGAAGCGACACGAAGAAATTACAGTGCTTCCGGCGATCCGGAAGATATATTTTTCGAAAGATCACAGAAAAATAGATCCACAGCTTCCTCGGATGAAGCGGTCACAAAATCCATTCTGGATGATTTGGATTCCAAACCCAGATCTACGGGAGAAGGATTGGCTTTGCCTGAGAAAAAAGCGAATGCTTCGGGAAGTTTTGATGAAGTCGGACTCTCTTCCTGGTATGGACAAAAATTCCAAGGAAGACCGACTGCTAGTGGGGAACCATTTGACCGAATGAAACTGACGGGCGCTCACAGAACATTGCCCATTGGTTCCCTGGTCAAAATTCAAAATTTAGAAAATAATAAAGAAGCTGTCGTTCGTATCAATGACCGAGGGCCTTTTGTAGATGAAAGAATTGTAGATGTTTCCGAAAAAACCGCGGAACTACTCGAATTCAAAGACAAAGGGGTTACCAAAGTGGGAATCCGAGTTCTCAAAAAAGGAGAATCAGCAGGCGAAGATTTGGATGGTGCGGATCTGGATGATACGGAACTTTTAGATGATGTTCCCGCCAAACCGGAAAAGTTGACTCCTGCCAAACCGGGAAATCTTACTTCCAAACCACCCGCTTCTTCTCAAAACCCAAAAGGTTATACAGTGCAAGTCGGTGTATTCAACGAACAAGAGAGAGCTCTCAAATATAAGGAAACTTTAAAAACGGATTACAAACAGTCTGTTTTTGTTTACCCGAGAGAGGGCAAATATGTGGTCCAAGTAGGGGATTTCTCCGACAGAACCAAAGCGGAATCCTTGAAAACGCGTTTAAAATACGATGGGATTGATTGCTTTATTCCCAATAAGTAA